The sequence gttcaaGCTCCTGAATCAAGTTGGTCTGCAAATGGTTGCACCTCAACCTGATTCGCCTTCCTTCATGAGTTGGTGGGAAGAAGTTTCTGGGATTGTTAATGGGCTGTTTAGGAAGGGACTCAACTCTCTCATTGCTTTGGGAGAATGGGTTATTTGGACTCATCGGAAGAAATGTATTTTTGACGGCTAGACCCCAAATGTCTCTCTAGCTCTTCGGCCAGCTAGGGATGAGAGAATGATGTGGGAAATGGCTGGGGCTAAGGGCCTCTCCTATCTGGCTGCCTCTATCCCTGAGGGTTAGTCTGGAATAGGGGAGGGGGGGTTGGTAGATTCTTTGTTTAGATGGATCTTCTCAGGTTGCTGAGTTTTCGACCTCCGTAAGGAAGTCTCTGTACCGGGTCAATTTTAGACCTTCTTACCTTCTTAATATAATGGGGAACAGTTCTCCTGCGCTTTTCGAAAAAAAGACAAGATGAACATGCTCATTGTAAATAACTAAGATGAGCAATGCAATAGAACAGGCATGCATCTTGTGGTGAGATGGGCACACCTTCAAATGTATTATACAATTCATGCGGATAGAATAGGAAGTAATATATTCAGGGTAGGAAGAAGTCCTTTTGTGCCCCCCAACTCTTCTGTTTGATATCCCTAACAAATCTTCAGTTTGATCTCTGAAAAAAAAATTGTTTGCCTAATGTTGACCCTCATTTTCAATATTGTCTAGACAGAGCAACTTAATTAATAAAACTGCAtcattttacacttagccccttCAAAGCGGGTTTTCTGGCCCCATTTGGGctttgtttgggtactctagtatttacctcaatacacatggattgaggTGAATTGTAGTGTAAGTTAGTTCATACACTCCAATCCAcctcaatccatgtgtattgaggTAAATACTAGAGTACCCAAGCAAAGCCTTGCTGGGCTGCGGTTTCTGGAGGAAAGGTTTCCAGAGACACTAATTCTAAAACAGGCTTTTCTAGTTTTAGTATCGATTGTCTTTGAATCCGTGAATCATTTGGTAGGGAGTCCCTAGTTCCTCCCCAGAAACGGTTTCTGTTCGGTAAGGATTCTCCTGTTTCAGGAGATAAACAGTTTGGGGAACACAGCTTTTATGTCATGTCAGCGGTTTTGATGTCCCACATATGACATATCAaatatcattgtcatcctccACTCTTCTTCTACCTCTCCCTTCCCTTTCTGGCCAGGACAGCTTGCGGTGGTAGTGCCCCTCGTCATAACTGACTCAGAAGGGCAAAGGCAGATTCAGCCACCCCATCTACAATGCAGCATCTGTCTTGTTGCTGACCCCGCATGTGTGCAGAACAACGGTTAGGATGATGTGGCCCACAGAGCTTATGCATCTGGAGGACAGTAGTGACTGGTGAGCGCAAAAAGGGCCAGGTGTGACTGGCTGTGGTGGTGGTGCAGGTCTGCATTGATGCTCAAGCCTCCAGAGCAGGCGCACCACCTAGTCTACTGTCTCAGCACCAGGGCCGTCGATGGCCATGTGCCAGGTGTGCTTGTGCAGAGGGCCCCCAAATAGATGGGGCCTCCATTTTCTTTTGCTTTGGTCTATTAATAAACACTAAGTAGACTTCAAGATCACCGTTGCTTTTGATCTTTTCGTCTGTCTGACTGTCTCACGTCGTGATGATTAGACTAGAATACGATTACACCATACCGTCGTCGTCTGGGGTTGGACGAACACAGAACAGAACCGACAAACTCTAGGATAGGACCTTGCTTGAGCCCTTGACGATGGCTTGATGAAACGGCTACGACATCCGGTGTCAGCGGTCGGTGCCCTTCCAGCTTTTCTCTAGAACATGAGGCTAGCACTGTGTTTGCTCTTTTAACATTATTATTTGATATGAACCAATACATATTTAAGTTATTCGAGTAAGTAAAAACATGCATTAGCATTTAGTTATACTATACATATAAATTTGCATATATTTTAGGGTCTCTTATTAAGTTCGCTCCGGGGCCTCATATTTCTGGAGACGGCCCTGCTCAGCGCTCAGTTGTTTGCCCTATTCAAAGGAACAACGAGCAGCCTCGTGCTTCTCAACTCAAGATGAAACGCAAGCTTCCTTCTTATGCTGGAACATAAGAAGACATGGAAACAGAGGAGGTGCCAAGGCAAGAAGAAAACAAGCGAGGGATGGAAGATAGCTGTCTGGCTGGCCACCGACTTTCTGCTTGGATCGAAATGCGAGGGGAGAAGAGATGACATGGGCACAGGGCACCATGCTCCTTTTCTGCTTTGCACGTTTCTATGGTCGCCAGCACTATGATCCCTCCCTACCACAGTGCCGCTACCAATCAAGATCTGGAAACACGTCAGATGGGTGGGGAAAAGAGTAAGGAGTCACATATGGGACCCTGCCACATAATGTCCTAGATTCCTGGCCAGCAAAAAAAAGCAGCAATTTGCCACCAAACCATCCAAATACCAACCAAAAGGGCTTGAGGGTCAAAAGCAAGTGGGTTTGATAGTTGAGATACTGTGGTTACACAATATTATAGTTCAGGGTTAAAATTAGACAAACACAGAAGTTGAAGGGCTAAACATGGACTTATCCCTTCAGAGTACCATGTAAAGATTCTCTTCTGTAAATCCAAATCGGACGTTCATAATATTACAGTTATTAAGGAGAAACTAATATTTAAGCTATGAAGTTGATATTTTTCTTCTATATACATCCATTTGGCTGGCTACACTGTTTAAGCAAATAACATAGTACAAGAATACTTGCCTCAGCGACATTATGTCCTTGCCTTCTTTTATCTACAATAGCTAGAGGTGCATCTGACAGCTTTTTGGCAAAGGCACGTGCCCTGGCAACACCTCCAACATCAGGAGATACAACTACCAAGTCATCTGAACATATTGTCTTGCTGGCGAGATAATCAAGAATAACAGGCTTCACGGATCAAACAGGAAAAATAGAAAACAATTATAAGAAGGATGAATACCATCATAAACACTAAGTCTTAAAGGAATTAATAGATTTAAGTAGCATGCTTCAGTACATATACCTGGCCATAAACGTGATCTACTGGGATGTCAAAGTATCCCATTGCTTGACTAGAATGAAGATCACAAACAAGGACACGGTTGGCACCAGCTTCGGTAATCATATTAGCTACAAGTTTTGCAGCTATAGATTCCCTGCCCTGGGactgaaaaaaaggaaaaggtgcTTCTATTAGTACTAAAAATGACAAGGAGACATACTTTTTGTCACACCCAGCAATATCTTTTGATTTGATAGATGCTAGGATATTACTATATTAGAATCAAAAGGAATAACAGAATATGTAATATCATCGAGCATTGACTTCAATTCCTCTTGTTTATGGATACTGAAAAGCATCCTCAAGCAAAACAGTCTAAATATAATATCCCAAAGTTTTTTCGTgaacgcgcaggagagctgcgcatcattaAATTAAGAGAAGAAACAGTCCAAAATGGACCAAAGTACAATGGCACAAAAGGCCAAACACAAGACCACCAAAACCTGACCAAACACAAGACCACTAATACCTGCTACGCACAGGAATGCAGCTGCCTTCTCCCAAAGTTGTCAAGTGCTTGAAATATTCTTATTCTCCAGTAGCCATCCTAGGCCCTTAGATGAAATCCAACCACCCCAATCAATGCTGGTGATCGGAAATTTGCTGGTTCCAAGAACTTTTAAAATAACAAAACTGTTGAAATTTTGCCTATGCACCTTCCATGGCTAAAGACTCGTAAATACGGAGTGGTACAAGCATGTGACAAGCAGTATTTTTTCCATAAAAAACAACCTTGAAACCATTAAAACAATTTGAAAAGCTACAATAAAGCAACATTACCTTCCTGTCAGCCCTTGCATAACCAAAATAAGGGATAACTGCAGTGATATTCTTAGCAGATGCTCTCCTACAGGCATCAATCATGATCAGAagctccataagattttcatttgCTGGAGGACACGACGGTTGCACAAGGAAAACATCACAGCCCCGTACACTTTCTTGCAACTGAACATATATTTCACCATCAGCAAACCTCTTtatggttatcttcccaagtTCTAGCCCCAAGTAACTTGCTATCTCCTGTTCATAAAAATACAGGATACCATAAAGAAATTATTAGGCATGAACGAGATAACATATTTCCTGTTTATAATTATTCGTCATTAAAAATCTATTGAGGTTCCTATTATCCATAATTTCAATCCACCTTTTATACCAATCAGTAGTGTttttaaggcgtcgcctaggcgtccaggcgctcGGATAATTCTAGGTGCCTTGCTCTCCTAGGCGCCGCCTAGGCGTTAAGGCAGTGGGCATGTTTACTTGCTCGCCTTACCGCCTTAAGAACACTGCCGATCACTATTCCGAATTCAAAATAAGTGAATGTACAGAGCACTCTAAGGTGGTAGCTGGTTAGTACAGTTTAATTGGTCCAAATTATCCTTCATTTCAATCGACTTTTATACGAATCACTATTCCAAACTCAAACAAAGTTAATGTACTCAGTGCTCTAAGGTGGTAGCTGGTTAATACAGTTTAGTTAGTCGCCTCCACCTAACTCAATGCAATGCTAGAGGCCTAGAATAAAGATTGGAGATAAAATTTCTCCATGCTAGACTCAACTGACCTGGGAaagggaaggattggctgtgcctGAGAAGATGCGCAGCCTCGTGTCGTTCCTCATGTTTGGATCCCGGAAAACTGGCAAGGTTACAGGAGTCAATAACGACCTGTTGGACACCGGAATGCAAGGTGGTGCTCCATTGATTGACCTCAGAGAATCAATCTTTTTACAATTCTGCACGTACGAGTCCATTTTTTAGCTTATATAACCAGGCAGAAGTTCAAAAAAAATCCACATTGTACAGGCTCGACATAAATTAGGGCCTATTTGGTAAGGCTCCGACTTCTCCGGAGGTGTTCTGCCCAACGTTTTGTAGAATAAGCCGTAAAAcagaggagcaggagcaggagactGTGATGACCCGTGGCCGCGGCTAGGGTTCGCCGGACGTGAGTCAGTAGCAGATCGGCGAAGAGAACAACGCCAAGGAGACAGGTGAGTTCGGTTTCAGGTGTCTGTTCCTATTTCATTTCATATTTCCATCTCAACAAACAGTTACAGTATTTATACATCTGAGATCCAACTAACAGAATGGCTAATGCCTTGGCTAATCACTTATTACAGCCCATAGAAGATTAATACGGCCCTAATATGGCCCAAACCCTAATACTCGAAAGATCCACTAATACTTCATACCTGCGCCTAAGCACCGCCACCTTGGGTCATCACAGAGACGTTTTAAAGGAGCCACAAATTGAAGGAGTCCTGAAAAACGCCCTTTTAGTAGCACAACTTCCCAACTTACTTCCTTTGTGTGCAGATACAAGATGGGTACTCTCTAGTGTCCAAGATCCAAAACTAAAGCTTTAAACCCGCGCTTGCGAAAAAAGTATTTAAAGAAAAACGAGCTCCGAACGCCGACCATCGCCGTAATATCAATTCCCGAGCTCCGAACGCGCCGTCGCCGTAAAATCACCGGTCGGTCCGGATGGCAGGGCGGCGAGTGATTATTGCCGCATGGCCCGGGCACGAACAGAGCAAATAAGAACAGGGCGTGGGGGTAAGGAGCTCACCACGGCGGCGGGGGCTGGGCGCGAGCGGCGCAGGAGGCCCCCGCTGCGCGAGGCGCCGGGAGATGCCGCCGCAGCGGTGACGGCGGAGGTGGTGGGGGAGCAGCAGGGCGGCATGGTGAAACGGGAGGAGGATTTGCTGAGGCGACGGTGGGCGGTGGCTAGGGCCTAGGGTTTTAATCCGGTCTATACGAAGAATCCCAGCTTACTACGTGCATGTCAAAATCGAGACAATTGCCATTATAAAACATCAGAGAAACGGTTTTGAAGAATTGGAGGCGTTGCCGAGGGCTTCGCTGTTTTGGAGACGCAGCCAGTAGGCAATCACTAAAATGGATACGAGACAGTGAATTGGAGCTGAGCAAACAGCGATTACTTACCTTGCGCCATTACCGTCGCCCAGCTCAGACGGCGTCTTCTTCTGTCCTCCTCTTGCGTCTCCCAGCTCGTGCGTCTCCTCTGCGTGTCCTCTGCGTGTAGAGAGCCTAGCTCTTGCGTTTATCGTCGCCCAGCTCTTGCGTCTCCTCTGCGTGTAGAGAGCTGTCGTCTTCTACTGTCCTCCTCTTGCGGCGAGGTGAGTTCTCGTCTTCTTCCATTCGAAACCGCTCCTCTCAACTCCCTTTTAGCTAAGTTCTCCTCGATTCCTATTGCTTAGGGTTTGTGTGAGTTCGGAACCATGGAGTTCGACCCCTTCGGCATTTCGCCAGACAGCAACTCCCCGGATCTACGCCCTGTGCAATCAACTGCGCCATTGTTGCCATTGGCGGCACCGAGTTCAACTGCTGGACCAGTGACAGGGGGGAAATAGGTGCCAGTGAGGTGAGATAAATTTACAGAACTGTGTCATTAATTGTGAAAATATTGTCGTTGATTATTGGATGCTTCTCCATTGTCTGTAATATAGGAAGTGCAGAGGATTGATGGAACAATACAACTGGACTGGGATTCGATTATAGTTTTTGATgagttggatgaagaaggaagagtaCAAGTTCCATGCGAAAATGAGGTATATTGTAATCTTGGACTGAATTCAGATGATGAGGCTGAAAAAAATAGAAATCGTGATACATTTTATAGCAGTGGTACAACTTCTCATTCGCAAGAAAGATTGGATATTGACAACGAAGAACACCATGGTGATGAGGAATGTGAAGACTACATTCCAGATGAGAAGAGGGTGGTGTACAATAGGATTAATCCTTCTATGCAGCCAGGTTGTTTGTTTCCTAACATGAAAGAATTTAGGATTGCTATGCGTCAGTATGCAATAAAACATGAATTCGAGCTTGGAATTGATGTCACTTCGACAACCAGATACGTTGGATATTGTAAGGGTGGTGACTCGACAGCATTGAACGGTAGATGGAACGGGCACCTAGCATCAGCTACTGGTGTAGATGGCCACAATTGGATGTACCCTGTATCTTTTTGCTTTTTCCAATCTGAGACGGTTGACAACTGGATTTGGTTCATGGAACAGTTGAAAAAGGTCGTGGGTGATATCACAGTACTTGCTATATGCTCAGATGCACAAAAAGGTCTGATGCATGCTGTAAATGATGTTTTCCCGCATGCTGAGAGAAGAGAATGCTTCAGACACTTAATGGGAAACTATGTCAAACACCATGCTGGTTCAGAGCACATGTATCCAGCAGCTAGGGCATATAGGAGGGATGTATTTGAACACCATGTATCCCAGGTCAGAAATGTTCATAAGATTGCTGAATACTTAGACCAGCATCACAAATTCCTTTGGTACAGGAGTGGTTTCAACAAAGATATCAAATGTGATTACATCACAAATAACATGGCTGAGGTTTTTAATAATTGGGTTAAAGACCACAAAGACCTTCCTGTTTGTGATTTGGCTGAGAAAATTAGAGAGATGACGATGGAGCTGTTTCATCGTAGGCGAAAGATTGGTCAGAAGCTTCAAGGAAGAATTTTGCCATCTGTCTTAGCGTTGCTAAAGGCTAGGACTAGAGGTTTGGGTCACTTGTCCATTGTAAAATGTGACACCTTCATGGCAGAAGTACGAGACAGCACAAATTGTATGACGAAACATGTGGTCAATGCATACTTGAAACAGTGCTCTTGTGAGGAATGGCAGCACACTGGGAAACCGTGTCAGCATGGTCTAGCCCTAATAATAGCCCAAGATTGCAGAGATGTAGGCATGGAAAATTTTGTTGACGATTATTACTCGATTGATAGATTCAGGAAAGCATATGCAAGAAGGATCGAACCAATAGGTGACCGTTCGTTTTGGCCAACTGTTGATTACGCCAGCGGAGTGGTTGCACCGATTGCTAGAAGAGGTATTGGTAGGcaaaaggaaaaatagaaaaaaCGAAAAAGCGACTCAAAAGGTAATACACTTGTCCAAATTGTGGTGGATTGGGACATCGCCAATCTAGCTACAAGTGCCCTTTGAATGGCACAAAAAAAGGCTAGTTTTTTTACTTATTTGTATATGTTTAATTGATCTGAGTAATCATGAACTAAATGTTTGATGCTTTTTTGTGTAGGATAAGGAAACCACGGAAGAACACCACGAAAAATTGGATTCCTAAAGAGCTGCGTACTCCTTCACAGACTGTTCCTCAACAGGCAGAACAAGCTGAGGTTCAAGAAACACAACAGTTGGATATTGTAATGTACGAGCCAGAGCCAGTCGGTGCAAATATGAATTCACAGGTGGCCGATGCAACAGCCCAGCTGACTCCACCAGCTTCTCCAGCACCGACAAGGAAATGGCTAGTGAAGAAAATCACCCCAAAGAAAAGACTGATGATTGGTGCTCCGAAGAACCAGTAATAACTGTATTAGTTTCTGTGTTCACTATGTAACCTGGAATTTTACCAGTTGTTGTGTGTACTGTCCAGAAACTGTTCTGTGTCCGTTTTTCTGTCTTGTGTACTGTCCAAAAAAATGCCCAGAAAAAACTGCCCAGAACGGTACTGCCCAGAAGCGATACTGCCCAGAGGCGAACAGAAGGATACTGCCCAGATGTCCGACAATACACAGCCACAATACGCCAGCACAATACACAGCCACAAACAAAGAGGGAACCAAGCACAATACACAGCCAAGATACACAACCATCTCCAATACAAGGGGCGAGATGTCCGACAATACACAGGCACAATACACAGCCAGACCTTAGTTTCAGAAAGATAACCAGCCACAATACAGACACATAACAAGATACATTTAGTTTCATCCATACCAGACATAAAGACAGATACATTGCTCCAGACTACATGTGGAGCATTACATACAAAATAACTTCATCCATTCCAAACACTGCCTCACAACTACATGTTACGATCAATTATTTCTTCGAACCTGTAGTTTATGACACGGTAGTGCTCTTCAAATGAGACATTAGCTTTAATCTCTTCCCACTTTAGGTCGTCAAAAACCATTTCCCATAGTTCTGGATCTTCTGTACTGTAGCCCTCGCTAAGTTCATCATCATataaaggatgttcatcatctaaGGAAGGGCTGTCATCAATCTCCCAACTAGGATTCTTTGTTTCCAAATCTTGTTCACAGACAATTGAAGTTTCCTCTAGCTTCTTGCACACATGATCCAAATGCCCACAAACCTTTCTTATCTTGCCACCTTCTACTTCGGGGATAGTGGAACACAGTTTTTTAACCGAATTCAACAGTGAAGAGTGCCTCCTCATTTCTTGAATAGCATATCTCAAAGAATTCTTTACGTTCACAAGATACTTAAAGTCGACAATTTCCTGTGTAACAACAAGATGATAATCACGGCGTACAAAAGATTACAGTTTTGCTTAGCTACAAATCGAGATTCATAATACAACCAGATCACTAAATGAGTTTGATAATACATACCACATTTGATGCCACATTCACTGCTTCGACCTTGTCGACGGCAATGGCGGCGCACTCAACAGCAGCCTTGGCCTCCTTCTCTGCGATAATGGCAGCGCATCTCGCCTCAGCAGCCGCGACGGCAGCCGCATGAGCCGCTTGTACCGCATCGGCAACCACTTGGCTAGGAGAACGATCCATCAGCACGAGGAGCAGAAAGAGGCGGCTAGGTTTTCTCACCGGCGGCGGCACCTAGGGCTCCAGTTTGGAAGCAGCTCGCGTCGAATACAATAGACGGCGTGAGGACGAAGTGAGTTTAATGTTGATCTGGTTACCAAATCGCTCTCTGTTTTCCATTTTAGTGATTGCCTGCTGCCTGCGTCTCCAAAACAGCGAAGCCCTCGGCAACGCCTCCGATTCTTCGAAACCGTTTCTCTGATGTTTTATAATGGCAATTGTCTCGTCAAAATCTCGATCGTGCCTTGATCAGCAGGACATTCGATTCTAATGGCAATAAAAATAAGATTTAATTAATAAACTACGTTTTCACGATTTTTTTACAGAAACAACGTTCTCGGATACTTGTTATCCgttaatttatttatttgtttttcaACTAAAACGTAATAAAAGAAAATATCATGTTGTTACCCGTATACAGGAATACAGGATATTGTTTGGAAACTAGATTCTTTGGACGAGGAATTCCTGATTTTACACAGGATATTCGGCTGGGTTCGGTTTTGGTTTTTCTATAGGAAAAACTAGAACATCTTTTTTTTAAACGGTTTACTAAAAAAATCATCAAAAAGTTAGAGCTATTTTTATACCAGGAAGAAAAAGACATAAATAATAGATTCAGCAACTAACTCTGGCTCTGGTACTTTACGGTGTGTTTGGATGAAGGGACGAGGAAGGATGAAGAGGGATGGGATCGGATCATTTTAATTTGACCCGCGTTTGGTTTGGAGGTCTAGAGTCAGGGTCAAAGAATATTGTTAAAAAATGGTGGATGAGGCTATCCCTCAAAAAATAAGGGACGGGGTCAACCAGAGTTGATCTCGTCCCATCCCTCGTTGACACCGAACCAAACACTACATGCACGAAAATGTTTCTCTCTAGGATAAGACGTTTTTGCCTAAAGATTTGCGAAATTAAAGATTTGTGAAATGATTTCAACTCTATTAAAAaggttgttttccaaaaaaaagtcaGAGCTAAAACCGTTTTTGACAAGCCAAAGACCTCTCAAACGGACCCTAATCTCATGGTCGACGCCGACCACATTGTAATTTGTTTGGAGAAATCTTTCTGGCTTTTCACGTTGTTGCGTTAAAACACAGCTTTTAATCGAAACCAAAGTCATCTTGTTTGATCTGTTCCAACATCTCCACATCACAACTTATATAATCCATTTTGTTTACTCTCTTaaaaatataggcattttccatattattttaattccatatattaacattatgatgatgacatataaaagatggttaatcatagaaatcatgaTGTCAAATATATCAATatgaaacatatgaatcatataaatataataagtggaagggaaatagggtcaaactttttcctaaatgattttggtggttgaaatgcccaacacaaataattggactaactagtttgctctagattatatgttctacaggtgtcaaaggttcatcacAAACCAATAAACAgatacaagttagggttcaaaacaaatgagcaaaagaaaccgaagagaaccctggtctggcgcaccggacagtgtccggtgcaccaggggtcgtacaggctgaactcctcaccttcgggtttctgaggcggctctccgctataattcaccggactgtttggtggtgcaccggactgtccggtgtgccaagcagagcaacggtcgcctgcgcaacggtcgacttcaacggtcggctgacaacgtgAACAGTGCCCAGAcaattcgcgcagagtcagagcagcgtcagaaggcgcaccagacagtgaacagtgactgtccggtgcggcaccggactgtccggtgcaccaagatgtcagagctccaacggtcgaaaccgtcagaaccctaacggttgggtgacgtggctggcgcaccggactgtccggtgcgcccatcgacatcagccctccccaacggctgttttggtggttagggctataaataccctccaaccaccaccattcaaggcatccaagtttttcagacatcatattcaatacaagagctagtgcaatcaatacaagacacaattcaaaagaatcaaagtctctccaagtcccaaatccactccaaacaaatagtgactagagagagtttcgctcatgttctttgagctcttgttcttggatcgctttcttcttcccattcttgttctcaagcaacttgtaatcaaagcaagagacaccaagttgtggtggtctttgtaggggtctaagtgacccgatttgattaaaggagaaagctcacttggtctaggtgaccgtttgagagagggaaagggttgaaagagacccggtctttgtgaccacctcaacggggactaggtttgcaagaaccgaacctcggtaaaacaaatcaacaTGTCACTCGCTCTATttgttggttgatttgttttcgccctctctttcggactcggttttcattctgacgctaaccccggcttgtagttgtgctttaaagttgtagatttcagatttgcctattcacccccctctaggcgactttcaattggtatcagagtcggtacttcattagagtctaaccactcgaagtgatgtcgggagcatccgccaagagggagatggaaacggacacaaatcgcaggaaggctccatcaaaggagtccggaGCCAAagggagggaggaatcacctccccgcgtcaagtcgcatcggagtggcgacaaaaataagaagatgaagaaggttgtctactacgagaccgactcttcatcgccatccacctccggctccgacgcaccgtccgtcacttctaagcgccaagagcgcaagaagtttagaagATCTCCCTGcgatatcctcgcatttctaaacgcactcctttacttttcatcccattaggcaaaccaccgattttttacggtgaagattattgtatgtggagtgataaaatgaggcatcatctaatctcactccacgctagcatttgggacattgttgagtttggagcgcaggtaccatccatgggggatgaaggatatgattcggacgaggtcgcccaaatccggcattttgactcccaagccaccactatactcctcgcctctctatgtcgagaggagtataataaggtgcaagggctaaaaagtgccaaagagatttgggatgtactgaagaccgcgcatgaaggggatgaggtgaccaaaatcaccaagcgggagacgatcgagggggagctcggtcgattcatcctcaaccaaggagaggagccacaagcaatgtacaaccggctcaagaccttggtcaatcaagtgcgcaacctcgggagcaccaagtgggatgaccatgaaatggtcaaggttattcttagatcacttgtttttcgtaatcccactcaagttcaattaatttgtggtgatcctagatataagttaatgtctcccgaggaagtgat is a genomic window of Zea mays cultivar B73 chromosome 5, Zm-B73-REFERENCE-NAM-5.0, whole genome shotgun sequence containing:
- the LOC100272744 gene encoding EC synthetase codes for the protein MPPCCSPTTSAVTAAAASPGASRSGGLLRRSRPAPAAVNCKKIDSLRSINGAPPCIPVSNRSLLTPVTLPVFRDPNMRNDTRLRIFSGTANPSLSQEIASYLGLELGKITIKRFADGEIYVQLQESVRGCDVFLVQPSCPPANENLMELLIMIDACRRASAKNITAVIPYFGYARADRKSQGRESIAAKLVANMITEAGANRVLVCDLHSSQAMGYFDIPVDHVYGQPVILDYLASKTICSDDLVVVSPDVGGVARARAFAKKLSDAPLAIVDKRRQGHNVAEVMNLIGDVRGKVAVMMDDMIDTAGTISKGAELLHQEGAREVYACCTHGVFSPPAIERLSSGLFQEVIITNTIPLKEEKSFPQLTILSVANLLGETIWRVHDDCSVGHEPYSSLDID
- the LOC100272744 gene encoding EC synthetase isoform X2, coding for MRNDTRLRIFSGTANPSLSQEIASYLGLELGKITIKRFADGEIYVQLQESVRGCDVFLVQPSCPPANENLMELLIMIDACRRASAKNITAVIPYFGYARADRKSQGRESIAAKLVANMITEAGANRVLVCDLHSSQAMGYFDIPVDHVYGQPVILDYLASKTICSDDLVVVSPDVGGVARARAFAKKLSDAPLAIVDKRRQGHNVAEVMNLIGDVRGKVAVMMDDMIDTAGTISKGAELLHQEGAREVYACCTHGVFSPPAIERLSSGLFQEVIITNTIPLKEEKSFPQLTILSVANLLGETIWRVHDDCSVGHEPYSSLDID
- the LOC100272744 gene encoding EC synthetase isoform X1, which translates into the protein MPPCCSPTTSAVTAAAASPGASRSGGLLRRSRPAPAAVEIASYLGLELGKITIKRFADGEIYVQLQESVRGCDVFLVQPSCPPANENLMELLIMIDACRRASAKNITAVIPYFGYARADRKSQGRESIAAKLVANMITEAGANRVLVCDLHSSQAMGYFDIPVDHVYGQPVILDYLASKTICSDDLVVVSPDVGGVARARAFAKKLSDAPLAIVDKRRQGHNVAEVMNLIGDVRGKVAVMMDDMIDTAGTISKGAELLHQEGAREVYACCTHGVFSPPAIERLSSGLFQEVIITNTIPLKEEKSFPQLTILSVANLLGETIWRVHDDCSVGHEPYSSLDID
- the LOC103626561 gene encoding uncharacterized protein gives rise to the protein MDRSPSQVVADAVQAAHAAAVAAAEARCAAIIAEKEAKAAVECAAIAVDKVEAVNVASNVEIVDFKYLVNVKNSLRYAIQEMRRHSSLLNSVKKLCSTIPEVEGGKIRKVCGHLDHVCKKLEETSIVCEQDLETKNPSWEIDDSPSLDDEHPLYDDELSEGYSTEDPELWEMVFDDLKWEEIKANVSFEEHYRVINYRFEEIIDRNM